The Henckelia pumila isolate YLH828 chromosome 2, ASM3356847v2, whole genome shotgun sequence genome includes a window with the following:
- the LOC140878570 gene encoding uncharacterized protein: MEGRNGPVTDYRSSASAAYPLPNSLYNYQPNPYHHRPVPLPDGSTRRKYILPLFLIALVALFFALFYYEKRRPDFRLDSFSLSNFTITNGSHVSMIAQVKLTGRNPNYAYSLDYDHIVTSICYKHQQLSQAFVPPFSQEKKHKTSLVAEFSGDGIIAVDKWVVDGIHSEIEANNGRVGFDFWLISSIAWDNDTSRADTLKVLCRDLAVDIPTNGSAAGRLTAKPKTCQVRKSRDALSDDYDYDYDYLVDHDFVV; encoded by the coding sequence ATGGAGGGCCGCAACGGACCTGTGACCGACTACCGGAGCTCCGCCTCCGCCGCCTATCCTCTTCCTAATTCCTTGTACAATTATCAGCCCAACCCTTACCATCACCGCCCAGTACCCCTCCCCGACGGCTCCACCAGACGCAAGTATATCTTACCCTTATTCTTGATTGCCTTGGTTGCGCTCTTCTTCGCGTTGTTTTATTACGAGAAAAGGCGACCCGATTTCCGGTTAGATTCGTTCTCCCTCTCAAATTTCACCATCACCAACGGATCCCACGTGTCCATGATCGCTCAAGTCAAGCTAACCGGTCGGAATCCCAACTACGCATATTCTCTGGACTACGATCACATCGTCACTTCAATCTGTTACAAACACCAGCAGCTTTCCCAGGCTTTCGTGCCGCCGTTTTCGCAGGAGAAGAAACACAAGACATCTCTGGTGGCCGAGTTCTCGGGTGATGGGATAATTGCTGTGGATAAATGGGTTGTGGATGGGATCCATTCAGAGATTGAAGCGAATAATGGGCGTGTTGGATTTGATTTCTGGCTCATTTCGTCCATTGCGTGGGACAACGATACGTCTCGTGCTGACACTTTGAAGGTGTTGTGCAGGGATTTGGCGGTCGACATTCCAACCAACGGAAGCGCCGCCGGCCGGCTCACCGCCAAACCAAAAACTTGCCAGGTGAGGAAAAGTCGTGATGCTCTTTCcgatgattatgattatgattatgattatttagTTGATCATGATTTTGTTGTGTGA
- the LOC140878569 gene encoding uncharacterized protein — MEGFRNGPVTDHRSSAAAVFPLPNSLYNHHPPLPDDSDRGKPTIWVYVLLVAAILFSFAFIALFFFVLDYFEEKRPDFRLDSFSLSNFTITNGSHVSMIAQVKLTARNPNYAYSLDYDHIVTSICYKHQQLSHAFVPPFSLKKKHKTSLVAEFAGDGMIAVDKWVADGIHAEIGANGRVGFDFWFISSIAWANDTSTADTLKVWCRDLAVDIPTNGSAAGRLTGKPKTCQVGEGSDSRNYLSDYYD, encoded by the coding sequence ATGGAGGGTTTTCGCAACGGACCTGTGACCGACCACCGGAGCTCCGCCGCCGCGGTCTTTCCTCTCCCTAATTCCTTGTACAATCACCACCCACCCCTCCCCGACGATTCCGACCGGGGCAAGCCCACCATATGGGTGTATGTATTACTCGTGGCGGCAATATTATTCTCGTTTGCCTTTATTGCGCTCTTCTTCTTCGTGTTGGATTATTTCGAGGAAAAGCGACCCGATTTCCGGTTAGATTCGTTCTCCCTCTCAAATTTCACCATCACCAACGGATCCCACGTGTCCATGATCGCTCAAGTCAAGCTAACCGCTCGGAATCCCAACTACGCATATTCTCTGGACTACGATCACATCGTAACTTCAATCTGTTACAAACACCAGCAGCTTTCCCATGCTTTCGTGCCGCCGTTTTCGCTGAAGAAGAAACACAAGACATCTCTGGTGGCCGAGTTCGCGGGTGATGGGATGATTGCTGTGGATAAATGGGTTGCGGATGGGATCCATGCAGAGATCGGAGCCAATGGGCGTGTTGGATTTGATTTCTGGTTCATCTCGTCGATTGCGTGGGCCAACGATACGTCTACTGCTGACACTTTGAAGGTGTGGTGCAGGGATTTGGCCGTCGATATTCCCACCAACGGAAGCGCCGCCGGAAGGCTCACCGGCAAACCCAAAACTTGCCAGGTGGGGGAAGGTAGTGATTCTCGTAATTATCTTTCCGATTACTATGAttag
- the LOC140878571 gene encoding secreted RxLR effector protein 161-like — MVVRSLDVEKDIFRSRDKQEELLGPEVSYLSAIGALMYLANSTRPDIAFAVNLLARYSSSPTRRHWNGIKHLFRYLQGTRNIFYSNACNLQLIGYADAGYLSDPHKGKSQTGYLFTYGGTAISWRSTKQTMVATSSNHAKILAIHEASRECVWLRSKIHRIKEECGLSSTKNIAAILYEDNAACIAQLKDGYIKGDRTKHISPKFFFTHDLQKKGDIEVQQICSCDNLADFFKKSLPTSTFEKLVYKIGMRRLRDFK, encoded by the coding sequence ATGGTTGTTCGATCCCTTGATGTGGAAAAGGATATTTTTCGATCTCGTGATAAACAAGAAGAACTACTTGGTCCAGAAGTATCATATCTTAGTGCAATTGGTGCATTGATGTACCTTGCTAATAGCACCAGACCAGACATAGCATTTGCTGTAAATTTGTTGGCAAGATATAGTTCTTCTCCTACACGAAGGCATTGGAATGGAATTAAACATTTATTTAGATATCTTCAGGGCACTCgtaatatattttattctaaTGCTTGTAATTTACAATTGATTGGTTATGCAGATGCTGGGTAtctatctgatccacataaagGAAAATCACAAACTGGGTACTTATTTACTTATGGTGGAACGGCTATATCCTGGAGATCTACGAAGCAAACCATGGTCGCTACCTCATCAAATCATGCAAAAATACTTGCAATCCATGAAGCTAGTCGAGAATGTGTCTGGTTGAGATCAAAGATTCATCGTATTAAAGAGGAATGCGGCTTGTCTTCTACTAAAAACATAGCGGCAATACTCTACGAAGACAATGCGGCATGTATTGCTCAACTGAAAGATGGATATATCAAAGGCGATAGGACAAAACATATATCTCCCAAGTTCTTTTTCACCCATGATTTGCAAAAGAAAGGTGATATTGAAGTTCAACAAATTTGCTCATGTGATAACCTGGccgattttttcaaaaaatcattgCCCACATCAACTTTTGAGAAATTGGTGTACAAGATCGGAATGCGGCGACTTAGAGATTTCAAGTGA
- the LOC140878568 gene encoding NDR1/HIN1-like protein 1, translating into MTVKDCSRNHHHHRKRLYCHPLATLLGFIVLALFLVLVIIYLILRPTKPRFILQDAAVSAFNLSAANLLTTSLQVTLSSRNPNERIGIYYDKLEVYASYHSQQITPRTVLPSSYQGHKDTTVWSLNLNGNSVPLAPYLAVALKQERLTGTVLIKMRVEGRIRWKVSTFISGKYHLHVNCPAYVNFGSKSNGLAMGPAINYQLIMNCHVDT; encoded by the coding sequence ATGACGGTCAAGGACTGCAGCCgcaaccaccaccaccaccgcaAAAGGCTCTATTGCCACCCTCTTGCCACCTTACTCGGCTTCATAGTCCTCGCTCTCTTCCTCGTTCTCGTCATCATATATCTCATCCTCCGTCCCACCAAACCCCGTTTCATCCTCCAAGACGCCGCCGTCTCCGCCTTCAATCTCTCCGCCGCAAACCTACTCACCACCAGCCTCCAAGTGACACTCTCCTCCCGTAACCCTAATGAAAGAATCGGCATTTACTACGATAAACTCGAAGTTTACGCTTCATATCACAGCCAGCAGATAACTCCTCGGACGGTGCTTCCGTCCTCGTATCAGGGACACAAGGATACCACCGTCTGGTCGCTGAATCTGAACGGAAACTCCGTGCCGTTGGCGCCTTATCTCGCCGTTGCACTTAAACAGGAGCGGTTGACCGGAACTGTGTTGATTAAAATGAGAGTCGAGGGAAGAATTAGATGGAAAGTGAGTACTTTTATTTCTGGGAAGTATCATTTGCATGTGAATTGCCCCGCGTATGTGAATTTTGGCTCCAAAAGCAACGGCCTCGCTATGGGGCCGGCGATCAATTATCAGCTGATAATGAACTGTCATGTCGATACTTGA